The Arachis hypogaea cultivar Tifrunner chromosome 19, arahy.Tifrunner.gnm2.J5K5, whole genome shotgun sequence genome has a window encoding:
- the LOC140182256 gene encoding uncharacterized protein codes for MNLYDGTTDPRHHLSNFKRQIYLADASDATRCKAFRTTLTKSAMTWFDNLTPSSVASFDDLVRKVLTRFSIQKDKVKHAPNLLGVKQEVGKSFKDYMERFNKACLEIQDLLTKAIIMGLVNGLREGPFFKSISKRHPTSLNNVQKRAEKYINMEENARLREPNWRLGNPH; via the coding sequence ATGAATCTTTATGATGGGACGACCGACCCGAGGCACCACCTAAGTAACTTCAAAAGACAGATATACTTGGCTGACGCCTCAGATGCTACTCGCTGCAAGGCCTTCCGGACAACCTTAACAAAGTCGGCCATGACATGGTTTGACAACCTGACACCTAGTTCGGTTGCTAGTTTCGACGACCTTGTGCGAAAAGTCCTTACACGGTTTTCAATCCAAAAGGACAAGGTCAAGCATGCACCCAATTTGCTTGGAGTCAAACAGGAAGTCGGCAAATCCTTCAAggactacatggagagattcaacaaggcatgtttgGAAATCCAAGACTTACTCACAAAAGCAATAATAATGGGACTGGTCAATGGTCTCCGAGAAGGCCCTTTTTTCAAGTCTATCTCAAAAAGACACCCGACTTCTTTAAACAATGTACAAAAgcgagctgaaaagtacatcaatatggaagaaaatgccAGGCTACGAGAACCAAATTGGCGACTAGGGAATCCTCATTAG